A section of the Glandiceps talaboti chromosome 8, keGlaTala1.1, whole genome shotgun sequence genome encodes:
- the LOC144439060 gene encoding uncharacterized protein LOC144439060 has translation MLRAAFIARQTIKPAISSNALWWKILNSPIIRPNYITGRYFANTSSVLCEKFNDIGIFKSSLPDIQIPDDMNVAEYVMKDFDKFGNREALVDGVTGKSYTFTQLEELIYKCAGGLTLDGFKQGDTCAIYLPNIPEYFVIFSAVSVVGGTITTVNPLYTTEELVQQLTISQSNIIVTLPMFAEKARQGAERIATIKDVYVIGQADGCKTFSSLLDNNGSAFPRNLTIHPKKDVAVIPYSSGTTGLPKGVMMSHFNYIANIEQLRTPGLLHREEHDTAVAVLPFFHIYGMLAIMSLDLVQGSRVITLPRFDQEVFLKTVQDYKVNHVPIVPPMALFLAKHPIVDNYDLSCIEEFLCGAAPLGDELPAAVLSRTNPKAILRQGYGLTEAIVTHMCYGNDPNQWPKGSSGTLVPNAEAKVVDIETGKTLPVGESGILCFRGPSVMQGYFGNTEATAQMIDEDGWVSSGDIGYIDEKYHLHVEDRLKELIKYKGFQVAPAELEALLITHPEIQDAAVIPVQDEEAGELPKAFIVTNSKNLLPEDVYKFVEGKVAAFKKLRGGVEFIDEIPKTQSGKILRRLLKDSENKKGK, from the exons ATGTTGAGAGCTGCGTTCATCGCCCGTCAAACGATCAAGCCAGCCATAAGTTCTAACGCATTATGGTGGAAAATATTAAATTCGCCAATAATAAGACCAAACTACATAACTGGGAGGTACTTTGCTAATACGTCAAGTGTTCTTTGTGAAAAGTTCAACGACATTG GTATTTTCAAGAGTTCTTTACCCGATATACAAATCCCGGATGACATGAATGTAGCTGAATATGTTATGAAAGATTTCGATAAATTTGGAAATAGGGAAGCATTG GTCGATGGCGTTACCGGTAAATCATATACGTTTACACAACTGGAGGAACTCATCTACAAATGTGCTGGTGGCCTAACTCTGGATGGTTTTAAACAGGGTGACACTTGTGCCATTTACCTTCCAAATATACCtgaatattttgtgatattCAGTGCTGTTTCAGTGGTTGGTGGCACTATTACGACTGTTAACCCTCTATATACAACAG aggaattGGTTCAACAGCTGACAATTTCACAATCGAATATCATTGTTACCTTACCGATGTTTGCAGAGAAGGCGAGACAAGGAGCGGAGAGAATCGCTACAATCAAG GATGTTTACGTGATTGGGCAGGCAGACGGTTGTAAGACGTTTTCCTCTCTTCTTGACAACAATGGTTCGGCATTTCCACGTAACCTGACCATACACCCAAAGAAAGATGTGGCTGTTATTCCGTATTCCAGTGGTACGACAGGACTCCCCAAAGGGGTTATGATGAGCCACTTTAACTACATAGCAAATATTGAACAGCTCAG GACACCTGGGCTTCTTCATAGAGAGGAACATGACACCGCGGTGGCAGTTTTGCCTTTCTTTCACATCTATGGTATGTTGGCTATTATGAGCCTTGATCTTGTACAGGGATCTCGAGTGATAACATTACCACGATTTGATCAGGAGGTTTTCCTGAAAACTGTGCAAGATTATAAG GTAAATCACGTACCAATTGTTCCTCCCATGGCACTTTTCCTGGCAAAACATCCAATTGTTGATAACTACGACTTATCTTGCATTGAAGAGTTTCTCTGTGGGGCAGCACCGCTGGGTGATGAGCTGCCTGCAGCTGTGCTGAGTAGAACAAACCCCAAAGCTATTCTTAGACAAG GGTATGGATTAACGGAAGCGATTGTGACGCACATGTGTTACGGTAATGACCCAAATCAATGGCCAAAGGGATCGAGTGGGACTTTGGTGCCAAATGCTGAAGCCAAG GTTGTTGATATTGAAACTGGAAAAACATTACCCGTTGGTGAAAGTGGAATTCTTTGCTTTCGTGGTCCGTCAGTGATGCAAGGGTACTTTGGAAACACAGAGGCGACAGCACAAATGATTGATGAAGATGGTTGGGTCTCGTCAG GAGATATTGGTTACATCGATGAAAAATATCACTTGCATGTGGAAGATAGACTGAAGGAACTCATCAAGTACAAAGGCTTTCAG GTTGCCCCTGCGGAATTGGAAGCCCTGCTGATAACTCATCCTGAAATTCAAGATGCGGCAGTTATCCCTGTTCAGGATGAGGAAGCTGGAGAGTTGCCAAAGGCTTTTATTGTGACGAACAGTAAAAACCTGCTTCCAGAGGACGTGTATAAATTTGTTGAAG GCAAGGTAGCAGCATTCAAAAAATTGCGTGGAGGAGTAGAATTTATCGATGAGATTCCAAAAACGCAAAGTGGGAAAATATTACGAAGATTGTTGAAGGATAGTGAGAACAAAAAAGGCAAATAG
- the LOC144438417 gene encoding uncharacterized protein LOC144438417 — translation MSHWGWCTSGDGPKITSRSVREHADLLLAKFKENDKKAMKKSGTEEQYTELQQLCQEVVSYVESQAASRSNDVVASKKKYEQRQQAITIRETAMKRMTTAENDSGEKKAKCSRTSKADLFTYLQEKHEMDMKYKQDALEVEKRRLALQEKQLEMQMRMLEQLAKRN, via the exons ATGTCACATTGGGGCTGGTGTACGAGTGGTGACGgaccaaaaataacatcaaGGTCCGTCAGAGAGCACGCAGATTTGCTACTAGCGAAGTTCAAGGAGAATGATAAGAAGGCTATGAAAAA gTCTGGTACAGAAGAGCAGTACACTGAATTGCAACAGCTGTGCCAAGAAGTTGTGTCATATGTTGAAAGCCAGGCAGCAAGTAGAAGTAATGACGTGGTGGCATCcaagaaaaaatatgaacaaCGACAGCAAGCCATTACCATCAGAGAGACTGCCATGAAGAGAATGACAACAGCAGAAAATGACTCAGGAG AGAAAAAGGCGAAATGCAGCAGAACATCAAAAGCTGATCTTTTTACTTATCTGCAAGAGAAGCATGAGATGGATATGAAGTACAAGCAGGATGCACTGGAAGTTGAAAAGAGGCGACTTGCTTTACAGGAGAAGCAGCTGGaaatgcaaatgaggatgttggaGCAGCTTGCCAAgagaaattaa
- the LOC144439133 gene encoding uncharacterized protein LOC144439133 produces ISNPPTIRPNYITGRYFANTSSVLCEKSNEIGIFKSSLPDIQIPDDMNVAEYVMKDFDKFGNREALVDGVTGKSYTFTQLKELVYKCAGGLTLDGFKQGDTCAIYLPNIPEFFVIFSAVSVVGGTITTVNPLYTTEELVQQLAISQPNIIVTLPMFAEKARQGAERIASIKDVYVIGQADGCKTFSSLLDNNGSAFPRNLTIHAKKDVVVIPYSSGTTGLPKGVMLSHFNYIANIEQLRIPGLLHREEHDTAVAVMPFFHIYGMLASMSLGLVQGSRVITLPRFDQEVFLKTVQDYKVNHVPIVPPMALLLAKHPIVDNYDLSCIDEFICGAAPLSDELPAAVLRRTNPKAILRQGYGLTEAIATHVCYGNDPNQWPKGSSGTLVPNAEAKVVDIETGKTLPVGESGVICLRGPSVMQGYFGNTEATAQMIDEDGWVSSGDIGYIDEKYHLHVEDRLKELIKYKGFQVAPAELEALLISHPGIQDAAVIPVQDEEAGELPKAFIVTNSKNLLPEDVYKFVEGKVSAFKKLRGGVEFIDEIPKSQSGKILRRLLKDSENKKGK; encoded by the exons ATATCAAATCCGCCAACAATAAGACCAAATTACATAACTGGGAGGTACTTCGCTAATACGTCAAGTGTTCTTTGTGAAAAGTCCAACGAAATTG GGATTTTCAAGAGTTCTTTACCCGATATACAAATCCCGGATGACATGAATGTAGCTGAATATGTTATGAAAGATTTCGATAAATTTGGAAATAGGGAAGCATTG GTCGATGGCGTTACCGGTAAATCATATACGTTTACACAACTAAAGGAACTCGTCTACAAATGTGCTGGTGGCCTAACTCTGGATGGTTTTAAACAGGGAGACACTTGTGCAATTTACCTTCCAAATATACCTGAATTTTTTGTGATATTCAGTGCTGTTTCAGTCGTTGGTGGCACTATTACGACTGTTAACCCTCTATATACAACAG AGGAATTGGTTCAACAGTTGGCAATTTCACAACCGAATATAATTGTTACCTTACCGATGTTTGCAGAGAAGGCGAGACAAGGAGCGGAGAGAATCGCTAGCATCAAG GATGTTTACGTGATTGGGCAAGCAGACGGTTGTAAGACGTTTTCTTCTCTTCTTGACAACAATGGTTCGGCATTTCCACGGAACCTGACCATACACGCAAAGAAAGATGTGGTTGTTATTCCGTATTCCAGTGGTACAACAGGACTCCCCAAGGGGGTTATGCTGAGCCATTTTAACTACATAGCAAATATTGAACAGCTCAG GATACCTGGACTTCTTCATAGGGAGGAACATGACACCGCGGTGGCAGTTATGCCTTTCTTTCACATCTATGGTATGTTGGCTAGTATGAGCCTTGGACTTGTACAGGGATCTCGAGTGATAACATTACCACGATTTGATCAGGAGGTTTTCCTGAAAACTGTGCAAGACTATAAG GTAAATCACGTACCAATTGTTCCTCCCATGGCACTTCTCCTGGCAAAACATCCAATTGTTGATAACTACGACTTATCTTGCATTGATGAATTTATCTGTGGGGCAGCACCTCTGAGTGATGAGCTGCCTGCAGCTGTGCTGAGAAGAACAAATCCCAAAGCTATTCTTAGACAAG GGTATGGATTAACAGAAGCAATTGCGACACACGTGTGTTACGGGAATGACCCAAATCAATGGCCAAAGGGATCGAGTGGGACTTTGGTGCCAAATGCTGAAGCCAAG GTTGTTGATATTGAAACTGGAAAAACATTACCCGTTGGTGAAAGTGGAGTTATATGCCTTCGTGGTCCGTCAGTGATGCAAGGGTACTTTGGAAACACAGAGGCGACAGCACAAATGATTGATGAAGATGGTTGGGTCTCGTCAG GAGATATTGGTTACATCGATGAAAAATATCACTTGCATGTGGAAGATAGACTGAAGGAACTCATCAAGTACAAAGGCTTTCAG GTTGCCCCTGCAGAATTGGAAGCCCTGCTGATAAGTCATCCTGGAATTCAAGATGCGGCAGTTATCCCTGTTCAGGATGAGGAAGCTGGAGAGTTGCCAAAGGCTTTTATTGTGACGAACAGTAAAAACCTGCTTCCAGAGGACGTGTATAAATTTGTTGAAG GCAAGGTATCAGCATTCAAAAAATTGCGTGGAGGAGTGGAATTTATCGATGAGATTCCAAAATCGCAAAGTGGGAAAATATTACGAAGATTGTTGAAGGATAGTGAGAACAAAAAGGGCAAATAG